In a genomic window of Cytobacillus sp. FSL H8-0458:
- a CDS encoding LTA synthase family protein, producing MKLFKKLSPIWAAVILIWIKTAAVSFIGFNLHPENWTDILFMLLSPIGAIMVILGVPYYFKKKVKPGAIFAGMAVLTGILFGDLLYYRFYTDFVTVPILFQFKNVGGIGPSTFELVSPWDLLLLADLVVFWLFYLKRKSVQAQLSNKSKRLYGAVSVMFVLVTITLGMVKVPHLFSESYNRQQLVKHIGLYQYHLYDMGIAAANPLNRAFASSTDAEASAEYVQSHEDKPSDYFGAAKGMNVLLISMESTQNFVINQKVNGQEITPFLNSLIEDSFYFSRVYDQTAQGKTSDSEFMVDTGLYPLSSGSAFVRKTENAYQSLPHILAEKDYYAAVFHGNDASFWNREAMYDSLGYDRYFSKADYLVTDENSVNYGIKDIPFFQQSIEHLENLQQPFYARFITLTNHFPFLLEEEDQFIPEANTSEMVVNRYVTTVRYQDEAIKTFFQDLKKSGLYENTMFVLYGDHYGISDKYEHGVLELLGQEDTIVNRMQLQSVPLIIHVPGVEGKTFTNLGGEIDIRATILHLLGISAVDNFSFGQNLFTRDPHHPVTFRDGSFIAKDYLYKSGKCFKSESEEETDITGCEPLMDISRKELRFSDDIVHGDLMRFME from the coding sequence ATGAAGTTATTTAAAAAGCTTTCGCCCATTTGGGCTGCCGTCATACTTATCTGGATCAAGACGGCTGCTGTATCCTTTATCGGATTCAATCTGCACCCTGAGAACTGGACTGATATTTTATTCATGCTATTAAGCCCGATTGGGGCCATAATGGTCATTCTCGGAGTTCCTTATTATTTTAAGAAAAAGGTCAAACCGGGAGCTATATTTGCAGGCATGGCAGTTCTGACCGGGATTCTTTTTGGGGATCTTCTTTATTATCGTTTCTATACCGATTTTGTCACCGTTCCGATCCTTTTTCAGTTTAAAAATGTCGGAGGGATTGGACCGAGTACTTTTGAATTGGTCAGTCCGTGGGATCTTCTGTTATTAGCTGATCTGGTGGTTTTTTGGCTTTTCTATTTAAAACGGAAATCAGTACAAGCACAGCTTTCAAATAAATCAAAAAGGCTTTATGGTGCTGTCAGTGTGATGTTTGTTCTAGTGACCATCACTCTCGGCATGGTAAAGGTGCCTCATTTATTTTCGGAATCCTATAATCGCCAGCAGCTTGTCAAGCATATTGGCTTGTATCAGTATCACCTTTATGATATGGGCATCGCTGCAGCAAACCCTCTCAACCGAGCTTTTGCCAGTTCAACAGATGCTGAGGCTTCTGCCGAGTATGTCCAATCACACGAAGATAAGCCATCAGATTACTTTGGTGCGGCAAAAGGAATGAATGTCCTACTGATCAGCATGGAGTCCACCCAGAATTTTGTGATTAACCAGAAGGTGAACGGTCAGGAAATAACACCTTTCCTTAATTCACTGATTGAAGACAGTTTTTATTTCAGCCGGGTCTATGATCAGACAGCACAGGGCAAAACATCGGACTCGGAATTCATGGTTGATACAGGCCTTTATCCGTTGTCGAGCGGCTCGGCATTTGTCCGGAAAACGGAAAATGCTTATCAGAGCCTGCCGCATATATTAGCTGAGAAGGATTATTACGCAGCCGTATTTCACGGGAATGACGCTTCGTTCTGGAATCGGGAAGCCATGTATGATTCTTTAGGGTATGATCGGTATTTTTCAAAAGCTGATTATCTGGTTACTGATGAGAATTCTGTGAACTACGGGATTAAGGATATCCCATTTTTCCAGCAATCCATTGAGCATCTGGAGAACCTGCAACAGCCTTTCTACGCCAGGTTTATCACATTAACAAACCATTTCCCGTTTTTGCTGGAGGAGGAAGATCAGTTTATCCCTGAGGCCAATACTAGTGAAATGGTCGTCAATCGCTATGTCACAACCGTCAGATACCAGGATGAAGCCATTAAAACCTTCTTCCAGGACTTAAAAAAGAGCGGGCTCTATGAAAATACGATGTTTGTATTGTATGGCGACCATTATGGCATCTCGGACAAATATGAGCATGGTGTGCTTGAACTGCTAGGGCAGGAAGATACGATTGTAAACCGCATGCAGCTGCAGAGTGTGCCGCTGATCATCCATGTGCCGGGCGTGGAAGGCAAAACGTTTACAAACCTTGGCGGGGAAATCGATATAAGGGCAACGATTCTTCATCTGCTCGGCATAAGTGCTGTTGATAATTTCAGCTTCGGGCAAAACCTGTTTACAAGAGATCCTCATCACCCCGTTACCTTCCGGGATGGAAGTTTCATAGCGAAAGATTATTTGTACAAATCCGGCAAATGCTTCAAAAGCGAATCGGAAGAAGAAACAGATATTACTGGCTGTGAACCTTTAATGGATATCTCCAGAAAAGAGCTTAGGTTCTCTGATGATATTGTACATGGGGATTTAATGAGGTTTATGGAATAA